A genomic segment from Sparus aurata chromosome 10, fSpaAur1.1, whole genome shotgun sequence encodes:
- the msantd1 gene encoding myb/SANT-like DNA-binding domain-containing protein 1, whose translation MASEDGFSYLMPGHSEKHRRAPNWTDGEMKALLYVWEEHHNELKMSKRNAKVYEKMSQRFFQLTGEQRFKEEIKMKITNMSFQYRRLKTTVGEGGETPDWPYYKPIEKILSKPLENGRLNSLEFQASAAGPSTSSQSTDNLVPLSEEGMMGFLPEYTGSSDEMEIKQELDSLSSDSEHTQGSSSHPTSARKRRSNKHMSIKRKKLRVMQAMLQQQKRSSRAIEETCREVRRAMHQQNLLQVQCLQLQERMMNLLEKMIQPPAATSASWGQGGVKDPGKP comes from the exons ATGGCATCAGAGGACGGTTTCAGCTACCTAATGCCAGGCCACAGTGAGAAGCACAGACGGGCCCCGAACTGGACCGACGGTGAAATGAAAGCCCTCCTGTACGTGTGGGAGGAACACCACAACGAACTGAAAATGAGCAAGAGGAACGCCAAGGTTTACGAGAAGATGTCCCAGAGGTTCTTCCAGCTGACCGGAGAGCAGCGCTTCAAAGAGGAGATCAAGATGAAAATCACCAACATGTCTTTCCAGTACAG GCGTTTGAAAACCACGGTCGGAGAAGGCGGGGAGACGCCGGACTGGCCGTATTATAAGCCCATCGAGAAGATCCTCTCAAAGCCGCTGGAGAACGGGCGTCTGAACTCGCTGGAGTTCCAGGCCTCGGCTGCAggtccctccacctcctcccagtCCACAGACAACCTGGTGCCCCTCTCAGAGGAGGGGATGATGGGATTCCTGCCAGAGTACACAGGCTCCTCAGATGAGATGGAGATAAAACAAGAGCTGGACTCTTTGAGCTCTGACAGTGAGCACACACAAGGCTCCAG CTCACACCCGACGTCGGCCAGGAAAAGGCGTTCCAACAAGCACATGTCcataaagagaaagaaactgCGGGTGATGCAGGCCATGTTGCAGCAACAGAAGAGGTCGAGCCGAGCCATAGAGGAGACGTGCAGGGAGGTCCGTCGAGCCATGCACCAACAGAACCTCCTCCAAGTCCAGtgtctgcagctgcaggagcGTATGATGAATCTTCTGGAGAAGATGATCCAGCCGCCCGCTGCCACGTCAGCATCATGGGGTCAGGGTGGGGTCAAAGATCCAGGGAAGCCATGA
- the dtx4a gene encoding E3 ubiquitin-protein ligase DTX4a, with protein sequence MLLASAVVVWEWLNEHGRWRPYSPAVCHHIEAVIRSDPRCGSVVLGQVDSRLSPYIIDLHSMHQFRQDTGTLRPVRRSFYDPTSAPGQGWLWEWENDAGSWTAYDTEVGIAIQAARDRQQPWLDLAPLGFCYLIDFESMTQINGQTQRCRRIQRRSDLAYPLVSGPLPKSHHAWGPMSMPSHGGLLGVDVSGVGMGIRMSSSGTGNGSAYPSGALPASAITSLGQPCACQQCMLVLSVKAGAMSTAHTLGRRPPQTKPPSPKISSHPIPGGSYSLTLPRPPSLSRSYSPHRTSIVGATGGFSVGGMGGPGGFGIIGGSGVGSSSLGFGGGYPHSLSLLGSATAALSISSNRPPPPPLPPPPPPPPPPSTTLSPPAVPPPQPSTSSSLSASCSAPSVPAPGPPLISTAASTCTPSPSARVLGPVSSSGAAACAAPLPPRSSLAGLSRPALQRIAMAQSRALIASGVPTVPVKNLNGSSPVHPALAGITGILMSAAGLPVCLTRPPKLVLHPPPVSKSDIKPVPGLGHCCRKTTKKQARKGKTPEEVVKRYLQKVRNPPEEDCTICMEALAGPSGYKGPGVGGISRAESVGRLAQCGHQYHLQCLVAMYNNGNKDGSLQCPTCKTIYGVKTGNQPPGKMEYHVIPHSLPGHPDCKTIRIIYNIPPGIQGPEHPNPGKPFTARGFPRHCYLPDSEKGRKVLRLLLVAWDRRLIFSVGTSSTTGESDTVIWNEVHHKTEFGSNLTGHGYPDPGHLDNVLEELKAQGITEEECLPRD encoded by the exons ATGTTACTAGCATCCGCCGTGGTGGTATGGGAATGGCTGAACGAGCACGGACGCTGGCGGCCCTACAGCCCGGCTGTCTGTCATCACATCGAGGCAGTCATCCGGAGCGACCCGCGGTGTGGTAGTGTGGTCCTCGGCCAGGTGGACTCTCGCCTCTCGCCCTACATCATCGATTTGCATTCCATGCACCAGTTCCGacaggacacag GTACCCTTCGACCGGTACGACGTAGCTTCTACGACCCCACCTCAGCGCCAGGCCAGGGCTGGTTGTGGGAGTGGGAGAACGACGCTGGAAGTTGGACGGCATACGACACGGAGGTGGGCATCGCCATCCAGGCGGCACGCGATCGGCAGCAGCCCTGGCTGGACCTGGCGCCGCTGGGTTTCTGCTACCTCATTGACTTCGAAAGCATGACCCAAATCAATGGACAGACGCAGCGCTGCCGACGCATCCAGCGCCGCTCCGACCTGGCTTACCCGCTGGTGTCAGGGCCCCTGCCCAAATCCCACCACGCCTGGGGGCCGATGTCCATGCCCAGCCATGGAGGACTGCTCGGCGTGGATGTTTCAGGAGTGGGCATGGGGATCAGGATGAGCAGCAGCGGGACTGGAAACGGGAGTGCGTACCCCAGTGGGGCGCTCCCTGCCTCGGCCATCACGTCCCTGGGACAACCCTGCGCCTGTCAGCAGTGTATGTTGGTGCTTAGCGTCAAAGCGGGCGCCATGTCGACTGCTCACACTCTGGGTCGGAGACCGCCACAGACCAAGCCACCTAGCCCCAAAATCAGCAGTCACCCTATCCCAGGAGGGTCGTACTCACTAACCCTCCCTCGGCCTCCCTCCCTGTCCCGCTCATACTCCCCTCACAGGACGTCCATAGTTGGGGCGACAGGTGGCTTCAGTGTGGGCGGTATGGGTGGTCCTGGAGGATTTGGTATCATCGGTGGTAGCGGTGTCGGCAGTTCCAGCCTCGGTTTCGGAGGAGGCTATCCCCACTCTCTTTCCCTCCTTGGCTCAGCTACCGCcgccctctccatctcctccaacCGCCCCCCTCCGCCACCTCTGCCccctcctccaccgcctcctcctccaccctccaccacGCTCTCACCACCCGCCGTCCCCCCTCCTCAACCCTCCACTtcgtcctctctgtctgcttcctgttccGCCCCTTCAGTGCCCGCTCCAGgccctcctctcatctccacGGCTGCCTCCACCTGCACGCCCTCGCCTTCTGCCCGTGTCCTGGGCCCAGTGTCTTCATCTGGTGCTGCTGCCTGCGCAGCCCCTCTGCCGCCCCGGTCCAGCCTCGCAGGGCTGAGCCGACCTGCACTGCAGCGAATCGCCATGGCTCAGTCACGTGCCCTTATCGCCTCTGG agtgcCAACAGTTCCAGTGAAGAACCTGAATGGATCGAGCCCCGTGCACCCTGCGCTGGCAG GCATCACAGGCATCCTGATGAGCGCAGCAggtcttcctgtctgcttgaCCCGCCCTCCCAAGCTGGTGCTTCATCCCCCACCTGTCAGCAAGAGTGACATCAAGCCTGTGCCCGGCCTGGGCCACTGCTGTCGCAAGACCACAAAGAAGCAGGCTCGTAAAG GCAAAACCCCTGAGGAGGTGGTGAAGAGGTACCTTCAGAAGGTCCGCAATCCCCCAGAGGAG GACTGCACCATCTGCATGGAGGCCCTGGCCGGACCATCGGGCTACAAAGGCCCCGGTGTCGGTGGCATATCCCGGGCCGAGTCGGTGGGCCGCCTGGCACAGTGTGGTCACCAGTACCACCTCCAGTGCCTCGTTGCCATGTACAACAATGGCAACAAGGACGGCAGCCTGCAGTGTCCCACCTGCAAGACCATCTACGGAGTCAAGACTGGCAACCAGCCCCCGGGCAAGATGGAGTACCACGTCATCCCCCACTCGCTACCCGGCCACCCTGACTGCAAAACCATCCGCATCATTTATAACATCCCTCCTGGCATCCAG GGCCCAGAGCACCCAAATCCAGGCAAACCCTTCACTGCCCGCGGGTTCCCCAGACACTGCTACCTCCCTGACAGCGAGAAGGGACGCAAG GTTCTGAGGCTTCTCCTGGTAGCGTGGGACCGCCGGCTCATTTTCTCCGTGGGTACATCCAGCACCACCGGCGAGTCGGATACGGTCATCTGGAACGAGGTGCACCACAAGACGGAGTTCGGCTCCAACCTGACAGGCCATGGCTACCCAGACCCCGGGCACTTGGACAACGTCCTCGAGGAGCTGAAAGCTCAGGGCATCACCGAGGAGGAGTGTCTACCCAGAGACTGA